A portion of the Leptospira noumeaensis genome contains these proteins:
- a CDS encoding metallophosphoesterase family protein: MKIIYLTDIHDGLHGLKRILQTTEADLYMFSGDIIYKAFFSFDRIIDFCGVQEELYYLLTERKDDSTPFDFTTHAIRFPEKYSTAIVEKSQKYRDLYKLAAKTMKEKYEIIEKLINKYAKSPVYCLPGNYDLDLQYTELYQREVHRKSFDFNNLKVSGYGGAPIWTSGIPEKLTVVFHEYTKNGKNYSEPEDFFRQELPDICWIHNPAYGYFDNIPGVGKCGSQGIRRYLDDESPSLVVSGHVHEDQGIKKTRNTVFINPSNFGAVDSLHGFQEGGYYAEIIMDGKDVVQSNLCQLRGDEWHTLIEVDCTEKHLKLISQNPISTVSSEDYIRGN; encoded by the coding sequence ATGAAAATCATTTATCTAACGGATATCCATGATGGACTTCATGGACTAAAACGAATTCTGCAAACAACGGAAGCAGATTTGTATATGTTTTCCGGAGATATCATTTATAAGGCATTTTTTTCTTTTGATCGTATCATCGATTTTTGTGGAGTACAAGAAGAGTTATATTATTTGTTAACGGAACGTAAAGACGATTCCACTCCTTTTGATTTTACCACTCATGCCATTCGTTTTCCCGAAAAGTATTCCACTGCCATTGTAGAAAAATCGCAAAAGTATCGAGATTTGTATAAACTTGCTGCCAAAACGATGAAAGAAAAATATGAAATCATCGAAAAACTAATCAACAAATATGCAAAGTCACCTGTTTACTGTTTGCCGGGAAATTATGATTTGGATTTACAATACACAGAACTCTACCAAAGGGAAGTTCATAGAAAAAGTTTTGATTTTAATAATTTAAAAGTTTCCGGTTATGGTGGGGCACCCATTTGGACTTCTGGAATCCCTGAAAAACTCACAGTAGTTTTTCATGAGTATACAAAAAACGGAAAAAATTATAGTGAACCGGAAGACTTTTTTCGACAAGAACTTCCTGACATTTGTTGGATTCACAATCCAGCTTACGGTTATTTTGATAACATTCCTGGTGTCGGAAAATGTGGAAGCCAAGGGATTCGTCGGTATTTAGATGATGAATCTCCTTCTCTTGTAGTTTCAGGTCATGTCCATGAAGACCAAGGAATCAAAAAAACTAGAAATACTGTTTTTATCAACCCATCAAACTTTGGTGCTGTGGATTCATTACATGGATTTCAAGAAGGTGGCTATTATGCCGAAATCATTATGGATGGGAAAGATGTAGTCCAATCAAATCTTTGTCAGTTACGAGGAGATGAATGGCACACACTCATTGAAGTGGATTGTACCGAAAAACATTTGAAACTTATTTCACAAAATCCCATTTCCACAGTGAGTTCTGAAGATTACATTCGAGGAAACTAA
- a CDS encoding MAPEG family protein — protein sequence METIYLTLIGFTLWTLVLGVSLTSFRSVQVLLGKKKSNEFPAGIQHGSEFNWRLNRAHLNCLENLPLFVAVVFLTANLGMIDSFVNQAGLVILGARVLQSLTHLTSTSVLAVNIRFTFYMTQVITYIVLLVRLV from the coding sequence GGATTTACGCTTTGGACACTAGTGCTTGGTGTTTCATTGACTTCATTTAGAAGTGTGCAGGTTTTACTCGGCAAAAAAAAATCGAATGAATTTCCAGCAGGGATCCAACATGGATCGGAGTTTAATTGGAGACTCAACCGAGCTCACCTTAATTGTTTAGAAAACCTTCCCTTGTTTGTGGCAGTTGTTTTTTTAACTGCTAACCTAGGAATGATTGATAGTTTTGTAAACCAAGCAGGTCTTGTGATTTTAGGAGCAAGGGTTTTACAATCCCTCACTCATCTAACTTCTACTAGTGTCCTCGCAGTCAACATCCGGTTTACATTTTATATGACACAAGTAATCACTTATATTGTATTACTGGTTCGCCTTGTTTAG
- the galE gene encoding UDP-glucose 4-epimerase GalE: MRVLVTGGAGYIGSHIVLELMELGHEILVVDDMEKGNEANLFPRNEFIKGEIQNPEILKQIFAKKIDAVFHFAAWKAAGESMTDPLKYTMNNLNGTFILLDAMVKYGCQYFVFSSSAAVYGAPKYLPIDEKHPLNPENYYGYTKLCIEENLEWFDKLKGLKSARLRYFNAAGYDPKGRIRGIEKTPANLLPIIMETASGIRNGYEIFGTDYDTEDGTCVRDYIHVSDLAKAHVLALNYIISKNESLTVNLGSEAGYSVKEMADLSEKVVGKTIPHKTSGRRAGDPAKLLASSAKARELLNWKPIYSDAETLLSSMWSLYKTL; this comes from the coding sequence ATGAGAGTTCTCGTCACCGGGGGAGCCGGTTATATTGGAAGCCATATCGTTTTAGAACTGATGGAACTTGGCCATGAGATCCTAGTTGTTGATGATATGGAAAAAGGAAACGAAGCTAATTTGTTTCCAAGAAATGAATTCATCAAAGGTGAAATCCAAAATCCAGAAATTCTAAAACAAATTTTTGCAAAAAAGATAGATGCAGTGTTTCACTTTGCTGCTTGGAAGGCAGCAGGGGAATCCATGACGGATCCACTTAAGTATACAATGAACAACTTAAATGGAACCTTTATCTTGTTAGATGCAATGGTAAAATACGGTTGCCAGTACTTTGTTTTTTCTTCTTCGGCTGCAGTTTATGGAGCACCCAAATACCTACCAATCGATGAAAAACATCCTTTGAATCCAGAAAACTACTACGGATATACAAAGTTATGTATTGAAGAAAACTTGGAATGGTTTGATAAATTAAAAGGTTTAAAATCAGCTAGATTACGATATTTTAATGCCGCCGGTTACGATCCCAAAGGTAGAATCAGAGGGATTGAAAAAACTCCTGCCAATTTACTTCCGATCATCATGGAAACTGCTTCAGGCATTCGCAATGGATATGAAATTTTTGGAACTGATTACGATACTGAAGATGGAACTTGTGTACGTGATTACATTCATGTTTCTGATTTGGCGAAAGCCCATGTTTTGGCTCTTAACTATATTATTTCGAAAAATGAAAGTTTAACAGTCAACTTAGGTTCTGAGGCTGGGTATTCGGTCAAAGAAATGGCTGACCTTTCTGAAAAAGTGGTAGGGAAAACCATTCCGCACAAAACAAGCGGTAGACGAGCAGGCGATCCTGCAAAACTTTTGGCATCCTCAGCCAAAGCGAGAGAACTTCTAAATTGGAAACCAATTTATAGTGATGCAGAAACTTTGCTTTCTAGTATGTGGAGCCTTTACAAAACCCTATAA
- a CDS encoding Hpt domain-containing protein has translation MNDPEDQAWLKEMMTSLLENMATRVQNLGGLLVSKEPKELQAELHQIKGVAANFGLAALSEVVVKAEGFAKTGEIDSAVEEGNKIAAIWESTKQELEKKFSK, from the coding sequence ATGAACGATCCGGAAGACCAGGCTTGGTTAAAAGAGATGATGACCTCTCTTTTAGAAAACATGGCAACTCGGGTTCAAAATTTGGGTGGGCTTCTTGTGTCCAAAGAACCCAAGGAATTGCAGGCGGAGTTACACCAAATCAAAGGTGTGGCTGCAAATTTTGGTTTGGCAGCACTTTCTGAGGTTGTGGTCAAAGCTGAAGGTTTTGCCAAAACAGGTGAGATTGATTCCGCTGTGGAAGAAGGAAACAAAATTGCGGCTATCTGGGAATCCACAAAACAAGAATTAGAAAAAAAGTTTTCTAAATAA
- a CDS encoding DUF6938 domain-containing protein, whose amino-acid sequence MFGLETGFLSKQTAGLIRGILQKRYSIGKTSVPLFSTPSELYPGLELITDKGPNPIQKRLVVGSIRMGYGHHRMALSVYSHSLKKQIPTYLHDLLAIESPEAKAIADIDSGYSYFSRLSSEIGGPVEWLWGLLMSQGNLTSLELSCQLAELYKGLMKGIPTDSPIITTYPLNGQIAITSGFQKTIHLICDNYPQYYLLVPGALNLVQTPSAYTKFIEMGVPKENLAVAGHWVSEDIVSNAVTDCENRVRRIDAKKCRRFLLPIGGAGAQKGYVLDLIRLSKKNLQNKKAVFWINTGDHSKVLKSIEEYLILQKIPYLSINTWEDLIKFIERHPLRSEDNENNPPVVLFHFPSHTEAFSATEKLIRITDVLVTKPSELAFYPVPKLFIRRVGDHEAASVFRSLELGEGTVECREVIHAKELVQIFTESDDLLLRMNESVIKNIVEGVYNGSKTAVEMATAN is encoded by the coding sequence ATGTTCGGCCTGGAAACCGGCTTTTTATCCAAACAAACCGCAGGTCTCATTCGTGGCATCCTCCAAAAGAGGTACTCCATTGGAAAGACCTCTGTTCCGCTCTTTTCTACCCCTTCCGAGCTTTATCCTGGATTGGAACTCATTACCGACAAAGGCCCAAATCCCATCCAAAAACGATTGGTGGTCGGTAGCATTCGTATGGGTTATGGCCACCACCGCATGGCTCTTTCTGTTTATTCCCATTCCTTAAAAAAACAAATCCCCACTTACCTTCACGATTTATTAGCAATCGAATCACCGGAAGCCAAAGCCATTGCAGACATTGATTCTGGTTATAGTTATTTCTCAAGACTGAGTTCAGAAATTGGTGGGCCAGTGGAGTGGTTGTGGGGTTTACTTATGTCCCAAGGTAATTTGACCTCACTCGAACTCTCTTGCCAATTGGCAGAACTTTACAAAGGACTGATGAAAGGAATCCCCACAGACTCACCTATCATCACCACATACCCGTTAAATGGTCAAATCGCTATTACATCAGGATTTCAAAAAACAATCCATTTGATTTGTGATAACTACCCGCAGTATTATTTACTCGTACCGGGAGCTCTCAACTTAGTTCAAACTCCTTCTGCTTATACAAAGTTTATAGAGATGGGTGTTCCTAAAGAAAACTTGGCAGTCGCAGGACACTGGGTTTCGGAAGATATAGTTTCGAATGCTGTCACTGATTGCGAAAATCGAGTTCGTAGGATTGATGCAAAAAAATGCAGAAGGTTTCTTTTGCCCATTGGTGGAGCTGGAGCACAGAAAGGTTATGTATTAGATTTAATCCGTTTGAGTAAAAAGAACTTACAGAATAAAAAAGCTGTCTTTTGGATCAACACAGGTGATCATTCCAAAGTTCTCAAATCCATTGAGGAATATTTAATTTTACAAAAAATTCCTTATTTATCGATCAACACTTGGGAAGATCTAATCAAATTTATCGAACGTCATCCTCTTCGTTCAGAAGACAATGAAAATAATCCACCAGTTGTGTTATTTCATTTTCCATCACATACAGAAGCTTTTTCTGCGACAGAAAAACTCATTCGTATCACAGATGTCCTTGTTACAAAACCCTCGGAGCTTGCTTTTTATCCAGTTCCCAAACTTTTCATTCGCAGAGTGGGCGACCATGAAGCGGCTTCCGTATTTCGTTCCTTGGAACTAGGTGAAGGGACTGTAGAATGTCGTGAAGTGATCCATGCCAAAGAACTGGTTCAAATATTTACAGAATCAGATGACTTATTACTCCGAATGAACGAATCAGTCATAAAAAATATTGTAGAGGGAGTCTATAACGGTAGTAAGACGGCCGTGGAAATGGCGACCGCAAACTAA
- a CDS encoding NAD(P)H-dependent glycerol-3-phosphate dehydrogenase yields the protein MKIGIIGAGSFGTALGSILADKGYDVTLWTRSEDQARSINENHLNSKQMPDLVLPEKLKADTNLIHVVKDKEMIVSAPPSHALSGILKEIKDHIPPKVPIVSASKGIENESLRLVSEIFESELPGQFHSQLSYLSGPSFAKEMVKRVPTIVSIASKNEATAKRVQEIFSFTYFRTYWTPDVVGVEVGGALKNVIAIAAGVADGLGFGQNTRAALITRGLNEITRMGIKMGADPMTFLGPSGMGDLVLTCCGEGSRNRTVGFRLGKGEKLNEILASMNEVAEGVKTTLSAKNLSDKLGVEMAITQEVYRMLYEDKDPKEVVKALMGRDLKREGV from the coding sequence ATGAAGATTGGTATCATTGGCGCCGGAAGTTTTGGCACTGCACTAGGTAGTATTTTAGCGGACAAGGGTTATGATGTGACCCTTTGGACAAGAAGCGAGGATCAAGCAAGATCCATCAATGAAAACCATTTGAATTCCAAACAAATGCCCGATTTGGTGCTTCCAGAGAAATTAAAAGCGGATACAAATCTCATCCATGTTGTGAAAGACAAGGAGATGATTGTCTCGGCTCCTCCAAGCCATGCGCTTTCGGGAATTTTAAAAGAAATTAAAGATCACATTCCGCCAAAAGTGCCGATTGTTTCTGCTTCCAAAGGGATCGAAAACGAAAGCCTTAGACTGGTATCTGAAATTTTTGAATCCGAACTTCCAGGACAATTCCATTCGCAACTCTCTTATCTTTCGGGCCCTAGTTTTGCCAAAGAAATGGTGAAACGAGTGCCTACCATTGTTTCCATCGCTTCCAAAAACGAAGCAACCGCCAAACGAGTGCAAGAGATCTTTAGTTTTACCTATTTCAGAACTTATTGGACTCCCGATGTGGTGGGTGTCGAAGTCGGTGGTGCCTTAAAAAACGTAATCGCCATTGCCGCAGGAGTTGCCGATGGACTCGGGTTTGGTCAAAATACGAGAGCCGCTCTCATCACACGAGGGTTAAACGAGATCACTCGTATGGGGATCAAAATGGGTGCCGATCCGATGACTTTCCTTGGACCATCGGGAATGGGAGATTTGGTTCTTACTTGTTGTGGAGAAGGGTCAAGGAACCGAACTGTAGGTTTTCGTTTGGGCAAAGGTGAAAAATTAAACGAAATTTTAGCTTCTATGAATGAAGTAGCAGAAGGTGTCAAAACCACTCTCTCTGCCAAAAACCTTTCTGACAAACTAGGTGTGGAAATGGCCATCACCCAGGAAGTCTATCGCATGTTATACGAAGACAAAGACCCAAAAGAAGTAGTCAAAGCTCTTATGGGTCGTGACCTCAAACGGGAAGGTGTCTAA
- a CDS encoding acetyl-CoA C-acetyltransferase — protein sequence MEQVYILGGLRSAFGSFGGTLKDMSAVDLGVEVSKAAFQKTGVDPSLIEESIFGNVIPTGKDGIYLARHIGLKSGVPIASPALTLNRLCGSGMEAVIQAAKKIMLGEANTVLAGGVESMSNAPYVVRNARFGVRYGNTEFEDSLATGLTDVYVELPMGMTAENLSDQYKISREEQDLWAATSQERAEEATNKGILKDEIHAITINGKNPIVFDKDEFIKGKAGATKLANLKPAFKKDGTVTAGNASGINDGAAALIVASASQAKKLGKEPLAIVKSWGHAGCEPAKMGIGPAVAIPAALQKAGLSLKDIGLFEINEAFAAQYLAVQKELGLDPKITNVNGGAVAIGHPLGASGSRVTLTLALEMQRRGVKYGVASLCIGGGQGIAIVLENPKA from the coding sequence ATGGAACAAGTTTACATTTTGGGCGGACTTAGATCCGCATTCGGTAGTTTTGGCGGAACTCTTAAAGACATGAGTGCCGTAGACCTCGGAGTCGAAGTTTCAAAAGCAGCATTTCAAAAGACTGGCGTGGATCCTTCCCTCATTGAAGAAAGTATTTTTGGAAACGTTATCCCTACAGGAAAAGACGGAATCTATTTAGCAAGGCACATTGGTTTGAAATCAGGAGTTCCAATTGCGAGTCCTGCACTCACACTCAACAGACTTTGTGGATCTGGAATGGAAGCTGTCATCCAAGCCGCCAAAAAAATCATGTTAGGTGAAGCAAATACAGTTCTTGCTGGCGGTGTCGAATCTATGAGTAACGCACCTTATGTGGTACGTAATGCAAGGTTCGGAGTTCGTTATGGAAACACTGAATTTGAAGATTCATTGGCAACTGGTTTAACTGACGTGTATGTAGAACTTCCTATGGGAATGACTGCAGAAAACTTAAGTGACCAATACAAAATCTCAAGAGAAGAACAAGACCTTTGGGCAGCCACTTCGCAAGAAAGAGCAGAAGAAGCTACCAACAAAGGAATTTTAAAAGATGAAATTCATGCCATCACAATCAATGGAAAAAATCCTATTGTCTTTGATAAAGATGAGTTTATCAAAGGGAAAGCGGGAGCAACCAAACTTGCAAACTTAAAACCTGCTTTCAAAAAAGATGGAACTGTAACTGCCGGAAATGCATCTGGAATTAATGACGGGGCAGCTGCATTGATTGTGGCTTCTGCATCCCAAGCAAAAAAATTAGGAAAGGAACCATTGGCCATTGTGAAATCATGGGGCCATGCAGGTTGTGAACCAGCAAAGATGGGAATTGGTCCAGCAGTGGCAATCCCTGCGGCATTACAAAAAGCCGGACTTAGTTTGAAAGACATTGGTCTTTTTGAAATCAATGAAGCATTTGCTGCACAATACTTAGCCGTTCAAAAAGAACTGGGACTTGATCCTAAAATTACAAACGTAAATGGTGGGGCTGTTGCGATTGGACATCCGCTCGGAGCATCTGGAAGTCGTGTCACATTGACATTGGCACTAGAGATGCAAAGACGTGGTGTGAAATACGGTGTAGCCTCACTTTGTATTGGTGGTGGACAAGGAATTGCTATCGTTTTAGAAAATCCAAAAGCTTAA
- a CDS encoding M15 family metallopeptidase — translation MFRTKYVSLLFVSFFLVCGEKPVKPSKADLYLGLEKTSYLTGKFSSPGPLAPVILEENGKDHFLRPEVKKALHQMINDFEDSKPSSYKQHIFLVSSFRNFTHQKGIWESKFTGKKAMRVPIKGKTPEEIISLILEFSSAPGTSRHHWGTDFDINALDNGYFEENGKGKILYDWLKQNAGKYGFCQPYNSLSTRNNKGYQEEKWHWSYAPISNQLTKEWIKGFESGEIQLTGSFLGADVLGNRALDYVRSINPDCERIQNPSL, via the coding sequence ATGTTCCGAACTAAGTATGTATCTCTGTTGTTTGTTTCTTTCTTTTTAGTTTGCGGAGAAAAACCAGTCAAACCATCCAAAGCGGATTTGTATTTAGGACTTGAAAAAACTTCCTATTTGACTGGAAAATTTAGTTCACCTGGCCCATTAGCACCTGTTATCTTAGAAGAGAATGGCAAAGACCATTTTTTAAGACCTGAAGTCAAAAAAGCCCTTCACCAAATGATAAATGATTTTGAAGATTCCAAACCAAGTTCTTACAAACAACATATCTTTTTAGTATCTTCCTTTCGCAATTTTACTCACCAAAAAGGAATTTGGGAATCTAAGTTCACCGGTAAAAAAGCTATGCGAGTTCCGATCAAAGGCAAAACTCCAGAAGAAATCATTAGTTTGATTTTAGAATTTTCTAGTGCACCTGGAACTTCTCGTCACCATTGGGGAACCGATTTTGATATCAATGCATTAGACAATGGTTACTTCGAAGAAAATGGAAAAGGAAAAATTCTTTACGATTGGCTCAAACAAAATGCCGGCAAATATGGGTTTTGTCAACCTTACAATAGTTTGTCGACTAGAAACAATAAAGGATACCAAGAAGAAAAGTGGCATTGGTCTTATGCTCCCATATCCAACCAACTGACGAAAGAATGGATCAAAGGATTTGAATCAGGAGAGATCCAATTGACGGGAAGTTTTTTAGGTGCTGATGTTTTAGGGAACCGGGCTTTGGACTATGTTCGATCCATAAACCCGGATTGTGAGAGAATTCAAAACCCTTCTTTATAG
- the recG gene encoding ATP-dependent DNA helicase RecG — MKQSLDLSQSLSSLKGIGPKRKSVLLEHGISTFFELLTYFPRRYLDRNFTKDIILKQGDVVTLLGTIADSYIVHGKKSRLLVGFRTLNNERINLVFFRGVNFFHKIFTVDRKVVVSGKLEYFKGYQILHPEYEFLSDKEDPEDSIHAGRIIPLYPSTEALKEDGLDSKGLRKLIHQVLEGGEITENLPQKLVKKRSLLGRDEAFHEIHFPETMEAVQIARKRFAYEEFFYFQRLLLYKQRERQKVKRLLWPLPKSPSRENLEKNLPFELTEDQKVAVNSILSQTSSDSPAAFLLQGDVGSGKTITALLIGLHYIDNHIQVVFLAPTEILARQHYQTIYKFMGNMPFLGIELLLGGENKKTRSEKLTRIKTGESNIIIGTHSLLQEDVIFSDLGLVVIDEQHKFGVDQRETIRSKGKNPDILAMTATPIPRTLCLTLYGDLTLVNIKTKPKGRKPIDTRWYKEDRRTGVYNSIRKYVGSGRQCYIVYPLVEESEKVDLESCTVAYENLRTNIFPDLKIGLLHGKMKSAEKESVMEKFKSGEIQILVTTTVVEVGVDVPNATILVVEHADRFGISQLHQLRGRVGRSDIESFCILMTGDFISDEGRDRLEALVASNDGYYLAEKDLAIRGPGELLGVKQSGLPEFKIADLVSDRNLLDEAKEDASSFPLDDPKELTELSTRFSEGKFLFAN, encoded by the coding sequence ATGAAACAAAGTCTTGATTTATCACAGAGTTTATCTTCACTCAAAGGGATTGGACCTAAAAGAAAATCGGTTCTTTTGGAACACGGAATTTCAACTTTCTTTGAACTCCTGACTTATTTTCCGCGTCGTTACCTAGATCGTAATTTTACAAAAGACATTATTTTAAAACAAGGAGATGTGGTCACCCTTCTTGGAACTATTGCAGACAGTTATATCGTACATGGAAAAAAAAGTCGGTTATTAGTTGGATTTAGAACGCTCAACAACGAACGCATCAATTTGGTTTTCTTTCGCGGGGTGAATTTCTTTCATAAGATTTTTACAGTCGATAGAAAGGTTGTCGTATCTGGTAAATTAGAATACTTCAAAGGATACCAAATCCTCCATCCTGAGTATGAATTTTTATCAGATAAAGAAGATCCAGAAGATTCCATCCATGCGGGTCGAATCATTCCCCTTTATCCATCCACAGAAGCATTGAAAGAAGATGGTCTTGATTCCAAAGGATTACGAAAGCTCATACATCAAGTTTTGGAAGGGGGAGAGATCACGGAAAATCTCCCACAAAAACTAGTCAAAAAACGATCCTTGCTTGGTCGCGACGAAGCCTTTCATGAAATCCATTTTCCTGAAACCATGGAAGCCGTACAAATTGCACGAAAACGATTTGCTTACGAAGAGTTTTTTTATTTTCAAAGACTCCTTCTTTACAAACAAAGAGAACGTCAAAAAGTAAAACGATTGTTATGGCCACTACCCAAATCCCCTTCCAGAGAGAATTTGGAAAAAAATCTTCCCTTCGAATTGACAGAAGATCAAAAAGTCGCTGTAAATAGCATTCTATCCCAAACGAGTTCGGATTCTCCGGCTGCCTTTTTACTCCAAGGGGATGTGGGTTCTGGAAAAACCATCACCGCACTTCTGATCGGTCTTCACTATATTGATAATCACATCCAAGTGGTATTTTTAGCGCCGACGGAAATTTTAGCACGCCAACACTACCAAACCATATATAAATTTATGGGAAATATGCCCTTTCTTGGCATAGAACTACTGCTTGGTGGGGAAAACAAAAAAACTCGTTCGGAGAAACTGACAAGAATCAAAACGGGAGAATCCAATATCATCATTGGAACACATTCCTTACTACAGGAAGATGTGATTTTTTCTGACCTTGGGCTTGTTGTGATTGATGAACAACATAAGTTTGGAGTGGATCAAAGAGAAACGATTCGTTCTAAAGGAAAAAATCCTGATATCCTCGCAATGACGGCCACACCGATCCCGCGAACTCTTTGCCTGACTTTATATGGGGATCTAACACTTGTAAATATCAAAACAAAACCCAAAGGCCGTAAACCCATTGATACAAGATGGTATAAAGAAGACCGAAGGACAGGAGTTTATAATTCGATTCGTAAGTATGTAGGATCGGGTAGACAGTGTTATATTGTGTATCCGTTAGTAGAAGAATCAGAAAAGGTAGATTTGGAATCTTGTACCGTTGCTTATGAAAATTTACGAACCAATATTTTCCCTGATCTAAAAATTGGTTTGTTGCACGGGAAAATGAAAAGTGCAGAAAAAGAATCAGTCATGGAAAAATTCAAATCGGGAGAAATCCAAATCCTTGTGACAACAACAGTTGTGGAAGTGGGTGTGGATGTTCCCAATGCTACTATTTTGGTAGTAGAACATGCTGATCGATTTGGAATTTCCCAATTACACCAGTTACGTGGTCGTGTGGGAAGAAGTGATATCGAAAGTTTTTGTATTTTAATGACGGGCGATTTTATTAGTGATGAGGGAAGGGACCGCTTGGAGGCACTTGTCGCATCCAATGATGGATACTATTTGGCCGAAAAAGATTTAGCCATCCGAGGACCTGGTGAACTTCTTGGAGTCAAACAGAGCGGACTGCCTGAATTTAAAATTGCTGATTTAGTATCGGATCGGAACCTACTAGATGAGGCCAAAGAAGACGCTTCTTCTTTTCCTTTGGATGATCCCAAAGAACTTACCGAATTGAGTACAAGATTCAGCGAAGGCAAATTTTTATTTGCGAATTAA
- the lpxA gene encoding acyl-ACP--UDP-N-acetylglucosamine O-acyltransferase codes for MKIHPTAIIDPKAELHESVEVGPFCIIEKDVKIGEGTVIESHVKIHAGTRIGKFNKLFSGGSYGGLPQDLAFKPETKTYLEIGDHNILRENVIFHRGTVEGKATTVGNHNYLMGNVHLAHDVIVGDHNIMVQNTMLAGHVVIGDKVFISGSVGVHQFVRVSDYAMLAGLTKVVKDVPPYATVDGHPGAVVSLNVVGMKRAGISADVRLAIKRVYKVIYHSGLNTKQALTELKKDPNPAPEVQKIIQFFETSKRGVVDHRFVSGGSDEE; via the coding sequence ATGAAAATTCACCCCACTGCCATCATCGATCCGAAGGCGGAACTCCATGAGTCCGTAGAAGTAGGACCATTTTGTATCATTGAGAAGGATGTTAAAATCGGCGAAGGAACCGTCATTGAATCCCATGTCAAAATCCACGCAGGAACTCGAATTGGTAAGTTCAATAAACTCTTTTCTGGGGGAAGTTACGGCGGATTACCACAGGATTTAGCTTTCAAACCGGAAACAAAAACATATTTGGAAATTGGTGACCATAACATTCTAAGGGAAAATGTTATTTTCCACCGTGGAACTGTGGAAGGAAAAGCTACAACTGTCGGGAATCATAATTATCTTATGGGAAATGTGCACCTTGCCCACGATGTCATTGTTGGTGATCACAACATTATGGTGCAAAATACAATGCTTGCTGGTCATGTTGTCATTGGTGATAAAGTTTTTATCTCAGGATCTGTGGGTGTCCACCAATTTGTCCGTGTATCTGATTATGCAATGTTAGCTGGACTAACAAAAGTAGTCAAAGATGTCCCTCCTTATGCAACTGTCGATGGACACCCCGGTGCAGTTGTTAGTTTGAATGTAGTTGGAATGAAACGAGCTGGAATTTCTGCTGATGTTCGTTTGGCAATCAAACGTGTTTACAAAGTAATTTACCACAGTGGACTTAACACAAAACAAGCGCTTACCGAATTAAAAAAAGATCCAAATCCTGCACCGGAAGTACAAAAAATCATTCAATTCTTTGAAACAAGCAAACGTGGTGTTGTGGATCACCGTTTTGTTTCAGGTGGATCTGACGAAGAATGA